A DNA window from Hylaeus volcanicus isolate JK05 unplaced genomic scaffold, UHH_iyHylVolc1.0_haploid 8441, whole genome shotgun sequence contains the following coding sequences:
- the LOC128882274 gene encoding activated Cdc42 kinase-like — protein sequence FSPEEFEQRIDSELAALDSLPADETRLHRFSVISEDLLEFSDNLIDCDATEYRQNAQESSDAPSTNSSTERLQRKISVESKCSLRSSTSKCVQENETYETSRNTTPTGSSGRSEDFVPSSKLQTTRTPLIERPSNYTMQFGYGEYSENGQSRCSASKQQQETVQSKESSNIDANDTFHSPGLAKPYNRLSNEKVLGRTSDLSRQSDHVSCEDLLEFACDGPNARRTRGPRNGEQSDEVRIMMKVLHEQSTPESCIAALNVTNWDVLAAIKLERLQSLLKKENNFVGLEDCKVMLNQCGGDVVKAAALLRNTDDTTAV from the coding sequence TTTAGCCCAGAAGAATTCGAGCAACGTATAGACTCCGAATTGGCAGCATTGGATTCTCTGCCAGCCGACGAAACCAGACTGCACCGTTTTAGTGTGATCTCCGAGGACCTGCTCGAGTTCTCCGACAACCTCATCGACTGTGACGCTACGGAGTATCGACAGAACGCCCAAGAGAGCAGCGACGCTCCGTCGACAAACTCGTCGACGGAGCGTCTTCAGAGAAAGATCAGTGTCGAGTCAAAGTGCTCCCTCAGGAGTTCCACCTCCAAGTGTGTACAAGAGAACGAGACTTACGAGACCAGCAGAAACACCACTCCAACAGGGTCCAGTGGCAGGTCTGAGGACTTCGTACCTTCTAGCAAGCTCCAAACCACGAGGACACCGTTGATAGAACGGCCTTCGAATTATACAATGCAGTTCGGCTATGGTGAATATTCAGAGAACGGCCAAAGTAGGTGTAGCGCGAGTAAACAACAGCAGGAAACCGTACAATCGAAAGAGTCTTCCAACATCGATGCCAACGACACCTTCCACTCTCCAGGTCTGGCGAAACCATACAACAGACTGTCCAACGAGAAGGTACTTGGGCGGACCAGCGACTTGTCTCGACAGTCCGATCACGTTTCCTGCGAGGATCTCCTGGAGTTTGCCTGCGACGGGCCAAACGCCAGGAGAACGCGTGGTCCTAGGAACGGAGAGCAGTCGGACGAAGTAAGGATCATGATGAAAGTATTACACGAACAGTCGACGCCCGAGTCTTGCATCGCAGCATTGAACGTCACCAACTGGGACGTCCTGGCAGCGATCAAATTGGAGCGTCTTCAAAGTTTGTTGAAGAAGGAGAACAACTTTGTAGGCCTCGAAGACTGCAAAGTGATGTTGAACCAGTGCGGTGGCGACGTCGTGAAGGCGGCAGCGTTGCTGAGAAATACGGACGACACTACTGCGGTTTAG